From a single Candidatus Eisenbacteria bacterium genomic region:
- a CDS encoding SPOR domain-containing protein — translation MKRIVTGILPALALGTLVGCAGLQSRGSGEVPKDVQDVDTWVVNREEAAAAVAAADTTAPAADAETAAEPVISGIPETETAAAPPLETEAPENPAVPENAPPEIARETPREEIAAVPLPETKMPDTAKPEPAPAASMQTRYSPGFRVQVLASRSPEDARGFAEDLRSSITETVYVEYLAPYYKVRIGDCSTREEANRLLKRIREAGYDKAWIAETLVVQGAVKRP, via the coding sequence ATGAAACGAATCGTGACGGGGATTCTCCCCGCCCTCGCGCTGGGGACGCTCGTCGGTTGCGCCGGCCTGCAGTCGCGCGGGAGCGGAGAGGTTCCGAAAGACGTGCAGGATGTGGACACCTGGGTGGTGAACCGGGAGGAGGCGGCCGCGGCCGTCGCCGCCGCGGACACCACCGCCCCGGCCGCCGATGCGGAAACCGCCGCCGAGCCGGTCATCTCCGGCATCCCCGAGACGGAAACCGCCGCCGCGCCGCCGCTCGAAACAGAGGCGCCCGAGAACCCCGCGGTCCCCGAAAACGCCCCGCCGGAAATCGCGCGGGAAACGCCCCGGGAGGAAATCGCCGCCGTACCGCTTCCGGAAACGAAGATGCCCGACACGGCGAAGCCGGAGCCCGCGCCGGCGGCGTCGATGCAGACCCGTTACTCACCCGGGTTCCGCGTGCAAGTGCTCGCCTCGCGCAGTCCGGAGGACGCCCGCGGCTTCGCGGAGGATCTTCGCTCTTCCATCACGGAAACGGTTTATGTGGAGTACCTCGCCCCGTACTACAAGGTACGGATCGGGGATTGCTCCACCCGCGAAGAAGCCAACCGACTCCTCAAACGGATCCGGGAAGCCGGGTACGACAAGGCTTGGATCGCCGAAACCTTGGTGGTGCAGGGGGCCGTGAAGCGACCTTGA
- a CDS encoding glycosyltransferase family 2 protein — MNGTTRARKRPHLSVVIPAFNEEGVILSSLDKVHAYLSGRDYPFEILPVDDGSTDRTSELALDFAERHEACRPIRLPRNLGKGGAVRKGFEEARGRFILFTDADLSTPIHEIERFLRLLEEGYHVVIGSRDLPDSDVRVHQPWYRETMGKVFNRIVRVIVLRGFRDTQCGFKAFDRESVLPILNAMRINGFAFDVEMLYLARKMGLRLREEPITWMNSPDTRVDAVHDASRMFVDLLRIRYYDVFGRYRLPDRGLSSVDGRGRSIVQEDGERE, encoded by the coding sequence TTGAACGGAACCACGCGCGCGCGGAAACGGCCCCATCTTTCGGTCGTCATCCCCGCCTTCAACGAAGAGGGCGTGATCCTGTCGAGCCTCGACAAGGTTCACGCGTACCTGAGCGGGCGGGACTACCCCTTCGAGATCCTCCCCGTGGACGACGGGAGCACGGACCGGACGAGCGAACTCGCCCTCGACTTCGCGGAGCGCCACGAGGCTTGCCGCCCGATCCGCCTGCCGCGCAACCTGGGGAAGGGGGGGGCGGTCCGCAAGGGTTTCGAGGAGGCCCGCGGCCGATTCATCCTCTTCACCGACGCCGATCTCTCCACGCCGATTCACGAAATCGAGCGTTTTCTGCGCCTCCTGGAGGAGGGGTATCACGTGGTGATCGGGAGCCGCGACCTCCCCGATTCCGACGTGCGGGTCCATCAGCCCTGGTACCGGGAGACGATGGGTAAGGTCTTCAATCGAATCGTGCGCGTGATCGTCCTGCGCGGCTTTCGGGACACCCAATGCGGCTTCAAGGCCTTCGACCGCGAGAGCGTGCTTCCCATTCTGAACGCCATGCGGATCAACGGATTCGCTTTCGACGTCGAGATGCTCTATCTCGCCCGCAAGATGGGCCTCCGCCTCCGCGAGGAGCCGATCACCTGGATGAACAGCCCGGACACCCGCGTGGACGCCGTCCACGACGCGTCGCGAATGTTTGTTGACCTGCTCCGCATCCGGTATTATGATGTTTTTGGTCGGTACCGGCTGCCGGACCGTGGGTTATCCTCCGTTGACGGGAGGGGCCGATCGATAGTACAAGAAGACGGAGAGCGGGAATAG